From Pseudomonas sp. stari2:
GTGTTCATGGCGTTGTCCTGTGGTGTGTCGTGTTGCGCAAACCTGAAGTCGTGGCTGAGACCTGCCCCACCCACTCCGCGCCAGGCGGTGTGGGGCGGGTGGGGCGTGGGCTCAGAGCGTGGTCACCGAAACGGTGCGAACGGTGCCCTGGGACGAGCGGATGGTGGCGGTCGGGTTAGCCGAAGGCACCACGTTGGTGTTGTTGAGCGTCAGCCGCCAGCGTCCGGTGACCGGTACCGTCGTCGTGCCGAGGGTGACCAGCCCGGTCGGGGTGGTGACCTGCACGGTGATGGTATTGCCGGTGGTCACCGACGAAGTGCCGGCGAAGTCCCAGTTGAAGCGGTTGCCGGAACGGGCCTGCACGGTCGAGGTAGTGATCGTGAAGGTTTCCGCCGCTGGCCGTGGCGACACTTGCACGGTGACCGTGGCCGGCGTCGACTGGGCGCCGAAGCTGTCCCGGGCGATGTAGGTGAAGGTCGTGGTGAAGGCCGTGGTCACGGTGGCCGGTGGGGTGTAGGTGATCACCGTACCGTCGGTGCTGACCGTGCCGCGTCCTGCCGGCGGTTGGGTCAGGCTGGCGACGCCCAGCGGCACGTTGCCTTCCGGATCGGTGTCGTTGGCCAGGACGTTGATCGGGATTGCGACACCCAGCGTGGCAACGCTGTCGGCGACGGCGGTCGGTGGCCGGTTGGGCGCAACGGTAATCGTCACGGTCGCCGGGTTGGCCGAGGCCAGGCCTTTGCTGTCCTGGGCCTTGTAGGTGAAGGTGGTGGTCAGCGGAGTGTTGACCACGGCTGGCGGGGTGTAGACCACCGAGGTGGTGCCGCTCAGCGCGACGGTGCCCTGGCCTGCGGCCGGTTGCGTCAGCGCGGTAATGGTCAGCGGCACGTTGTTGTCCGGGTCGCTGTCGTTGGTCAACAGGCTGAGGGTGATCGGCACGCCGAAGCTGGTGCTGCCGGTGTCTGCAACGGCCAGCGGTGCCTGGTTCTCGCCGGTGTCCGGTGCGGTACCGACCACCACCACTGGCTCGGTGTCGCTGCCGCCGGCGGCGGACTTGACCGTGACGGTGGCCGGAGGCTGAGTCAGGTCGGCAACGGTGATTTTTTGCAGGGTGCCGGTTTTCGACAGGCGTCCGTAGCCTTGGGCAACCATGTCCGGCACCGCGACTTCATCGGTCGAGGTGGCCTCGATCAGCAGGCTGTGGTTGGCCCAGCTGTAGCGGGCGGTCTGGATTTTCACCACGTCGGTGAGCTTCGCCGAAACGGCGGTCGGACGGGTCGTGCCGGCCGGGTTGGTCGCG
This genomic window contains:
- a CDS encoding Ig-like domain-containing protein, giving the protein MNKWPRFALNALGLTISLTGSAFAQLAAVDPGPYTFATGKFPMWYQDNNQLSMELCQSRAASSRVPVSTPPAYMCTLLPEPGVFDDTLPMVFPDNWPPEAFWFLAETNIPNNGAGFGMDAYVAGVEAAFASGNPVDGDQQSFARIRIRVNVPVAGTYTITHPYGVETVTVTTPGRRAINITKDVGIGAPGNFSGALNGAIGPFLRSINGPYTEVNPDTGNVETFVGDPNLTEAVTGSPFNTNFVRIDGPSGAGSIQTALFTVAGKVLDNRQQTHVELDRATYRRTSAGVRTEVFAKADSSSTLCFRETLALLPGPPPTPCQTSLLGDNNGLFFGQRLGTGTLPSVVVVTATNPAGTTRPTAVSAKLTDVVKIQTARYSWANHSLLIEATSTDEVAVPDMVAQGYGRLSKTGTLQKITVADLTQPPATVTVKSAAGGSDTEPVVVVGTAPDTGENQAPLAVADTGSTSFGVPITLSLLTNDSDPDNNVPLTITALTQPAAGQGTVALSGTTSVVYTPPAVVNTPLTTTFTYKAQDSKGLASANPATVTITVAPNRPPTAVADSVATLGVAIPINVLANDTDPEGNVPLGVASLTQPPAGRGTVSTDGTVITYTPPATVTTAFTTTFTYIARDSFGAQSTPATVTVQVSPRPAAETFTITTSTVQARSGNRFNWDFAGTSSVTTGNTITVQVTTPTGLVTLGTTTVPVTGRWRLTLNNTNVVPSANPTATIRSSQGTVRTVSVTTL